The proteins below are encoded in one region of Gammaproteobacteria bacterium:
- a CDS encoding oxygenase MpaB family protein — MIRQPPPRADSGEDLEVPGAYVAGYEAARQHDPELAEAYVRNTMIGDPLADAVVRDLSDLDPGELHQTLAQALDNPHEPQTGAPDSLVAFVDYSTTVPDWFDADIARMASRAFLRNSDIVLAALVGGSIVEGFSTLISKSFRIRGRVTNSGVRRLKQNGMQLVEQYLPGGMEPGGDGWRLTLRVRLVHAQSRYLINQSDEWDHDRLGEPISAAHVLLAGAAFSGRLMRHVATLGGDFSREEREAYIHVWRYTGLLMGIPEDLIFDDEASACRAFEIGSMCEPPADLDAIIMANSIVNSAPVIIGVTDPAERRKMARVVTQASRELIGEELADSFLFPTRRRKVIPWMRIQNRSRGVIRKVLPRLGAKQDRARFDALMEFAGFEKLRYSYRLPTALHDEQSSDW, encoded by the coding sequence ATGATCCGCCAGCCGCCGCCGCGAGCCGATTCGGGAGAGGATTTGGAAGTACCCGGTGCCTACGTCGCGGGATACGAGGCCGCCCGCCAGCACGATCCGGAGCTCGCGGAGGCCTACGTCCGCAACACGATGATCGGCGATCCGCTGGCGGATGCCGTCGTCCGGGATCTTTCGGACCTGGATCCCGGGGAACTGCACCAGACGCTGGCGCAGGCACTGGACAATCCCCACGAACCGCAGACGGGCGCCCCCGATTCCCTCGTCGCGTTCGTCGATTACTCGACCACCGTGCCCGACTGGTTCGACGCCGACATCGCCCGCATGGCCTCGCGCGCCTTTCTGCGAAACTCGGACATCGTCCTCGCGGCCCTGGTGGGCGGCAGCATCGTCGAAGGATTCTCCACCCTGATCAGCAAGTCGTTCCGGATCCGGGGACGGGTCACCAACTCGGGTGTGCGGCGCCTCAAGCAGAACGGGATGCAGCTCGTCGAGCAGTACCTGCCGGGGGGAATGGAGCCCGGAGGGGACGGATGGAGGCTCACCCTGCGCGTCCGGCTGGTGCACGCCCAGTCCCGATACCTGATCAACCAGTCCGATGAATGGGATCACGACCGGCTGGGAGAACCGATCAGCGCCGCGCACGTGCTCCTGGCCGGGGCGGCCTTCTCGGGCCGGCTGATGCGGCACGTGGCCACGCTCGGGGGCGACTTCAGCAGGGAGGAGCGGGAAGCCTACATCCACGTCTGGCGCTACACCGGGCTGCTCATGGGCATCCCGGAGGATCTCATCTTCGACGACGAAGCCTCGGCTTGCCGGGCGTTCGAGATCGGCTCCATGTGCGAACCTCCCGCGGACCTGGACGCGATCATCATGGCCAACAGCATCGTGAACAGCGCGCCCGTCATCATCGGTGTCACGGACCCCGCCGAGCGCCGGAAGATGGCCCGCGTCGTGACCCAGGCGTCGCGGGAGCTGATCGGCGAGGAGCTCGCCGATTCATTCCTGTTTCCCACCCGCAGGCGGAAGGTGATCCCCTGGATGCGGATTCAGAACCGGTCCCGGGGCGTCATCCGCAAGGTGCTTCCCCGTCTGGGGGCGAAGCAGGATCGCGCCCGGTTCGATGCCCTCATGGAGTTCGCCGGCTTCGAGAAGCTGAGGTACTCGTACCGGTTGCCGACCGCGCTGCACGACGAACAGTCGTCGGACTGGTAG
- a CDS encoding type II toxin-antitoxin system prevent-host-death family antitoxin, with the protein MHRTQDTYPLSHFRQRTGEHLERIRDGRVETITQNGQAAMVVMSPERYDFLVHSAERGHLWREAIRAYRAGERGVPANDAIHSLAAEFGVEL; encoded by the coding sequence ATGCACCGCACTCAGGACACCTACCCGCTGAGCCACTTCCGGCAGCGCACGGGAGAGCACCTCGAGCGGATCCGCGATGGCCGGGTTGAGACGATCACCCAGAACGGCCAGGCCGCGATGGTCGTGATGAGTCCAGAACGGTATGACTTCCTCGTTCACTCCGCCGAACGGGGTCACCTGTGGCGTGAAGCCATCCGAGCCTATAGGGCAGGTGAACGCGGCGTCCCGGCCAACGATGCGATCCACAGCCTGGCGGCTGAGTTCGGCGTGGAGCTTTGA
- a CDS encoding Rieske 2Fe-2S domain-containing protein, with product MITKANGRIPRRVDRLPPFPEGWYFIATRDTLLKEKLIEKTWMGEQIVAWCDGEGRVCVADAFCPHLGSHLGPTAGGTIRDGCLVCPFHGFTFDATGQCVATPNASPPRAAKLKLYETREILGMVFAWYGAGGRAPQWDLPEEPPTGADWSGLRSATMRFRGHPQETTENSVDVEHLEYTHGYRDVEPTAFSIDGAYLKSCFEFRNVRTVAGLIDIVSEVSAVTHVHGLGFSFVEVREKTIGMDSRLWVLSTPVDGELVELTLVSQSREVARPGRYVVGLGFLPRKLRNRLMNRILIYEERRFVAQDVVIWERKRYQSPPRLCRADGPIGKYRLYCRQFYPQLALERRGGPRRAWADRIGSGHLPEGNGT from the coding sequence ATGATTACGAAAGCCAACGGGCGGATCCCGCGCCGCGTCGATCGACTTCCTCCGTTCCCGGAGGGGTGGTACTTCATCGCGACCCGCGACACCCTGCTGAAGGAAAAGCTCATCGAGAAGACCTGGATGGGCGAGCAGATCGTCGCCTGGTGCGACGGCGAGGGCCGCGTCTGCGTGGCGGACGCGTTCTGCCCCCATCTGGGCTCGCACCTGGGGCCGACGGCCGGCGGCACCATCCGGGACGGCTGCCTGGTGTGTCCCTTCCACGGGTTCACCTTCGATGCCACCGGCCAGTGCGTGGCCACGCCCAACGCCTCACCCCCCAGGGCCGCGAAGCTGAAGCTCTACGAGACCCGCGAGATCCTGGGCATGGTCTTCGCGTGGTATGGCGCCGGCGGGCGGGCGCCGCAGTGGGATCTGCCGGAGGAGCCCCCCACGGGCGCGGACTGGAGCGGGCTGCGTTCCGCCACCATGCGCTTCCGGGGCCATCCCCAGGAGACGACCGAGAACTCCGTGGACGTGGAGCACCTGGAGTACACGCACGGCTACCGGGATGTCGAACCGACCGCCTTTTCCATCGACGGCGCCTACCTGAAGAGCTGCTTCGAATTCAGGAACGTCCGCACCGTCGCGGGGCTGATCGACATCGTGTCCGAGGTATCGGCCGTCACCCACGTCCATGGTCTGGGATTCTCGTTCGTCGAGGTTCGCGAGAAGACGATCGGCATGGACTCGAGACTGTGGGTGCTTTCGACCCCGGTCGACGGCGAACTCGTCGAGTTGACGCTGGTCAGCCAGTCGCGCGAGGTCGCGAGGCCCGGGCGGTACGTCGTCGGGCTGGGGTTCCTGCCGAGGAAGCTCCGCAACAGGCTGATGAACCGCATCCTGATCTACGAGGAGCGGCGGTTCGTGGCGCAGGACGTGGTCATCTGGGAAAGGAAGCGCTACCAGTCCCCGCCGCGTCTCTGCCGGGCCGACGGACCCATCGGCAAGTACCGCCTGTATTGCCGTCAGTTCTATCCGCAATTAGCTCTAGAGCGACGGGGTGGTCCACGCCGCGCGTGGGCGGATCGAATTGGATCCGGGCATCTGCCGGAGGGGAACGGGACATGA
- a CDS encoding spondin domain-containing protein translates to MSCRPEVTRTSVHSHGVPPLLRSIPVVAALAACGDSGTEPPGEPPRAPAAIVVVSGGGQEGMAGSTLAEAVVVRVDDAGGSPFAGATVTFSAAAGHGSADPATAATDAAGLAATTWTLGDAAGAQTLTASVAAGVSTDIRAAAGELPAPPDSAVYSVAFNATWSAATHPTDYPGGAHFSPLIGAVHNDGIRFWASGETATPGIESMAETGGTSTLRSEIRAHIPAAAHSVISGPGLSTSPARTTISRVVVRGDYPLVTLVTMIAPSPDWFVGVSALSLMDDLGQWVDELQVTLYPYDSGTDDGTTYTSANADSSPKRPIRSLRGMTPFSDAPIGTFTFTRVGG, encoded by the coding sequence GTGAGCTGCCGTCCTGAGGTCACCCGCACCTCCGTCCACAGCCACGGCGTGCCGCCCCTCCTCCGAAGCATCCCCGTCGTCGCGGCCCTGGCCGCCTGCGGCGACTCCGGCACCGAACCGCCCGGGGAGCCGCCACGCGCCCCCGCCGCCATTGTGGTCGTGTCGGGGGGCGGGCAGGAGGGGATGGCGGGCAGCACGCTCGCCGAGGCCGTGGTGGTGAGGGTGGACGACGCGGGCGGCTCGCCGTTCGCGGGCGCCACCGTGACCTTCTCTGCCGCCGCCGGGCACGGATCCGCCGACCCCGCCACCGCGGCCACCGACGCGGCCGGCCTGGCCGCCACGACCTGGACGCTAGGCGACGCGGCCGGCGCCCAGACCCTCACGGCGTCGGTGGCCGCAGGAGTGTCGACCGACATCCGCGCGGCCGCGGGAGAGCTCCCCGCCCCACCCGACTCGGCCGTCTACAGCGTAGCCTTCAACGCCACCTGGAGCGCCGCCACCCACCCGACCGACTACCCGGGTGGCGCGCACTTCTCGCCGCTCATCGGGGCGGTGCACAACGACGGCATCCGCTTCTGGGCGAGCGGCGAGACGGCCACCCCCGGCATCGAGAGCATGGCCGAGACGGGAGGGACCAGCACGCTCAGGTCGGAAATCCGCGCGCACATCCCGGCCGCCGCCCACTCCGTGATCAGCGGACCCGGACTCAGCACGAGCCCGGCCCGCACGACCATCTCCCGCGTCGTCGTCCGGGGGGACTACCCCCTCGTCACCCTGGTCACCATGATCGCGCCGAGCCCGGACTGGTTCGTGGGCGTTTCCGCGCTGTCGCTGATGGACGACCTGGGGCAGTGGGTGGACGAACTCCAGGTCACCCTCTATCCCTACGACTCGGGCACCGACGACGGGACCACCTACACCTCCGCCAACGCCGACTCCTCGCCCAAACGGCCCATCCGCAGCCTCCGCGGCATGACCCCGTTCTCGGACGCGCCCATCGGAACGTTCACGTTCACGCGAGTCGGGGGCTAG
- a CDS encoding cytochrome P450, with amino-acid sequence MAVATESVSTQALTLPEELILMLLNEENGYFHQVPGWRLHCAVIGAVLAELSLLTRIDTDMESLFLVDATETGDPALDPILKEIADEQVQRNAQYWIEHLAHRAESIIDLTLDRLVELKILQHHDGEFWTLARRVWQTELYGDTEEGTARQFIRTRIGKVIFTEEIPDPRDIIIICLVNSCDVFRFIFQLDDEAHERIEFICRMDLIGRSIAAAVVTNLGGPVVQRSRLAKQIPRVPLRKLLLNPHLRSGNLPALVADLAREYGPVFELRPPFSQPMIFLAGPRTNRRVNRHGRRYLRARDYFADFEQVYGASGVLPSLDGADHFRLRKSMAPGVSRARLAGQGDQLFRQARAYMADWTVGDTYPARRLCRRMINSQISPLMLSVDSQDIIDDLIVFKERALNVHILNGLPKFMLKTPGMKRRAQAVETLLERVYSVHTPAQRAGCPRSLADDWLSLHASDPQFVPESNLRFALSAALVASVYLGDAFNCALYAMASQPELYARIRDEAGVFFEDGEPGGDDLNLSAMDVTNRFIKECLRMYPIVPMSMRNVMNTWVVENYEIPIGTRVAIAQTASHFMDDVFPDPFTFNIDRYKDPRNEHRSPGYAPYGLGTHRCLGSRWMGLQLGVNLLLVAHYFTIQVSPANYKFRFSPFPSMKPSKDLKFRIAEQVRELPS; translated from the coding sequence TTGGCTGTTGCGACAGAGAGTGTCTCCACCCAGGCGCTGACGCTGCCCGAGGAGCTCATCCTGATGCTCCTCAACGAGGAAAACGGCTACTTCCACCAGGTGCCCGGCTGGCGGCTGCATTGCGCCGTCATCGGCGCGGTGCTCGCGGAACTCTCGCTCCTGACGCGCATCGACACGGACATGGAGTCACTGTTCCTGGTGGACGCGACGGAAACGGGCGACCCCGCGCTGGACCCCATTCTGAAGGAAATCGCAGACGAGCAAGTTCAGCGGAACGCCCAGTACTGGATCGAGCACCTCGCGCACCGTGCCGAGTCGATCATCGATCTGACGCTGGACCGCCTGGTTGAACTCAAGATCCTGCAACATCACGACGGCGAGTTCTGGACCCTGGCTCGCAGGGTCTGGCAGACGGAACTGTACGGCGACACCGAGGAAGGCACCGCACGCCAGTTCATCAGGACGCGCATCGGCAAGGTCATCTTCACAGAGGAGATCCCCGACCCGAGAGACATCATCATCATCTGTCTGGTGAACTCATGTGATGTCTTTCGTTTCATATTCCAACTGGACGACGAGGCCCACGAGCGCATCGAGTTCATCTGCAGGATGGACCTGATCGGCCGCTCGATCGCGGCTGCGGTGGTGACCAACCTCGGTGGCCCGGTGGTTCAGCGGTCCCGCCTCGCGAAGCAGATTCCGCGTGTCCCGCTGCGCAAGTTGCTGTTGAATCCTCACCTGCGCAGTGGCAACCTGCCCGCGCTCGTCGCGGATCTGGCCAGGGAGTACGGCCCGGTGTTCGAGCTCCGGCCACCGTTCTCGCAACCCATGATCTTCCTCGCCGGACCGCGGACAAACCGCCGGGTCAATCGGCACGGGCGCAGATATCTGAGAGCCAGGGACTATTTCGCCGACTTCGAGCAAGTCTATGGTGCGTCCGGAGTCCTGCCCTCCCTCGATGGCGCAGACCACTTCCGGCTTCGCAAGTCCATGGCGCCAGGCGTCTCGCGCGCGAGGCTGGCAGGACAGGGAGACCAGTTGTTTCGTCAGGCCCGTGCATACATGGCGGATTGGACGGTGGGTGACACCTACCCGGCAAGACGCCTTTGCCGACGCATGATCAACAGCCAGATCTCTCCTCTCATGTTGAGCGTGGATTCGCAGGATATCATCGACGATCTGATCGTGTTCAAGGAACGCGCACTCAACGTCCACATCCTGAATGGTCTTCCCAAGTTCATGCTGAAGACCCCGGGAATGAAGCGCCGGGCGCAGGCCGTGGAGACGTTGCTGGAACGGGTCTACAGCGTCCATACTCCCGCCCAGCGGGCCGGCTGCCCGCGCAGCCTTGCCGATGACTGGCTGAGCCTGCACGCGAGCGATCCACAGTTCGTACCGGAGTCGAATCTGCGGTTCGCCCTGTCGGCCGCGCTGGTTGCCAGCGTGTATCTCGGGGATGCATTCAACTGCGCGCTCTATGCCATGGCGTCACAGCCTGAGCTCTATGCCAGAATCCGGGATGAGGCCGGTGTCTTCTTCGAAGACGGCGAACCGGGTGGCGACGACCTCAACCTTTCCGCGATGGACGTCACCAACCGTTTCATCAAGGAATGCCTGCGGATGTACCCGATCGTCCCGATGTCCATGCGGAACGTGATGAACACCTGGGTGGTCGAGAACTACGAGATACCGATTGGAACGCGGGTCGCCATCGCCCAGACAGCCTCGCACTTCATGGACGACGTTTTCCCGGACCCCTTCACCTTCAATATCGACCGCTACAAGGATCCCCGCAATGAGCACCGCAGCCCGGGGTACGCCCCCTATGGCCTGGGCACGCACAGGTGCCTCGGCTCCCGGTGGATGGGGTTGCAACTGGGCGTCAACCTCCTTTTGGTCGCGCACTACTTCACGATCCAGGTGTCCCCGGCGAACTACAAGTTCCGGTTCAGCCCCTTTCCGTCGATGAAGCCGAGCAAGGACCTCAAGTTCCGCATCGCAGAGCAGGTGCGTGAGCTGCCGTCCTGA
- a CDS encoding amidase, which produces MNRRTFLGTGAAAGALVALGGCDAPGGDAGSGPGGAGQESTPGGVPDFALDEITIDEVHEGMRTGEYTCRSITEMYLDRIEALNRQGPRLFAVLEVNPDALEIADALDREFQASGPRGPLHGIPLLLKDNIDTADGMTTTAGSTALAGSIAPQDAFVAARLRDAGALLLGKANMSEWAGWKSFEFGASGWSGRGWDGGRGGFCKNPYALDRTPGGSSSGSGAGAAANLAVATIGSETDGSIVGPSSRNCLVGIKPTIGLHSRGGVIPIAHSQDSTGPMARTVRDATIMLGTMVGVDPRDPLTAASAGNFLTDYTGALDPAGLSGARVGVLREYAGFDSRVDALFEEALDVMRAEGATVVDPVTLPGELRFGNEYEMEVLYHEFKADLNAYLASLGPDAPIKSLAELIEYNEANADLELALYGQELHVRSQERGPLTDQRYIDALAASHRLSRDEGIDRAMNEHQLDALVGITSGIPAMQDPLDASGGGGGGCSTPPAMAAYPNMSVPMGFIHGLPIGMSLCGRAWSEATLIRLAYAFEQATNVRRPPTFQATVRV; this is translated from the coding sequence ATGAATCGACGCACGTTTCTCGGCACCGGCGCGGCAGCCGGCGCTCTGGTCGCGCTCGGGGGCTGCGACGCCCCGGGCGGCGACGCTGGTTCGGGGCCCGGTGGCGCGGGGCAGGAGAGCACCCCGGGCGGCGTGCCGGACTTCGCCCTCGACGAGATCACGATCGACGAAGTCCACGAGGGCATGCGGACGGGCGAGTACACCTGCCGCTCGATCACAGAGATGTACCTCGACCGCATCGAGGCGCTGAACCGGCAGGGGCCGCGGCTGTTCGCGGTGCTCGAGGTGAACCCGGACGCCCTCGAGATCGCCGACGCGCTCGACCGCGAGTTCCAGGCGTCGGGGCCCCGGGGGCCGCTGCACGGCATCCCCCTTCTGTTAAAGGACAACATCGATACGGCGGACGGAATGACGACCACCGCCGGCTCGACGGCCCTGGCCGGGTCGATCGCGCCGCAGGACGCCTTCGTGGCCGCGCGGCTGCGCGATGCGGGCGCGCTCCTGCTCGGCAAGGCGAACATGAGCGAGTGGGCGGGCTGGAAGTCGTTCGAGTTCGGGGCGTCGGGCTGGAGCGGCCGCGGCTGGGACGGCGGCCGGGGCGGATTCTGCAAGAACCCTTACGCGCTCGACCGGACGCCGGGCGGGTCGAGCTCCGGGTCCGGGGCGGGCGCGGCGGCCAACCTGGCGGTCGCGACGATCGGCTCGGAAACCGACGGCTCCATCGTCGGCCCGTCTTCGCGCAACTGCCTGGTCGGCATCAAGCCCACGATCGGCCTGCACAGCCGGGGCGGCGTGATCCCCATCGCGCACAGCCAGGACAGCACCGGCCCAATGGCGCGCACCGTGCGAGACGCCACAATCATGCTCGGGACGATGGTCGGCGTGGATCCGCGCGACCCGCTCACCGCCGCGAGCGCGGGCAACTTCCTCACCGACTACACCGGTGCGCTGGACCCCGCCGGCCTGAGCGGCGCCCGGGTCGGCGTCCTGCGCGAGTACGCCGGCTTCGACAGCCGCGTCGACGCCCTGTTCGAAGAGGCGCTCGACGTCATGCGCGCGGAGGGCGCGACGGTGGTCGATCCGGTCACGCTCCCGGGGGAGCTCCGCTTCGGCAACGAGTACGAGATGGAGGTGCTGTACCACGAGTTCAAGGCGGATCTGAACGCCTATCTCGCCTCGCTGGGCCCCGACGCGCCGATCAAGTCGCTCGCCGAACTCATCGAGTACAACGAGGCGAACGCCGATCTGGAGCTGGCCCTCTACGGGCAGGAACTCCATGTGCGCTCCCAGGAGCGCGGGCCGCTGACCGACCAGCGCTACATCGACGCGCTGGCAGCGAGCCATCGACTCTCGCGCGACGAGGGGATCGACCGCGCGATGAACGAGCACCAGTTGGACGCGCTCGTCGGGATCACGTCGGGGATTCCCGCCATGCAGGACCCGCTCGACGCGTCGGGCGGAGGTGGGGGCGGATGCTCGACGCCCCCGGCCATGGCGGCCTATCCCAACATGTCGGTGCCCATGGGGTTCATCCACGGGCTCCCGATCGGGATGTCGCTCTGTGGCCGCGCCTGGAGCGAGGCGACGCTGATCCGGCTCGCGTACGCGTTCGAGCAGGCGACGAACGTGCGGCGGCCGCCGACGTTTCAGGCGACGGTGCGGGTATGA
- a CDS encoding efflux RND transporter permease subunit: MSRNSNNHGEPGGPIAYMATNGVAANLLMFGIIAAGLVSLTGLEQEGWPEVPFNQFEISVPFPGATPEEVEEAIVVKIEDQVRGLADVKAVRSIAAPGMASVRVEVNSGTDMGAKKDEIESAIGRIQTFPGGAERPQIREMTNAQSMIRLVVYGDVPERSLKELAYRIEDELAALPSVSQVATSGVRNYEVSIEVPLQRLRALGLTLTDIANTIRSNSLDLSAGSIDTRESQVRVRTLGQSYDQQDFEEIVLLSRDDGTVVRLGDVAEVRDGFQDSDLIVRHQGRPAVFVEVSQAEGERVMSVARAVKEHVANEVVPSLPPGGVGVTIWNDDSTAFTERAALLLKNGALGLLLVLIALGLFLEVRLAFWVAVGLGVAGVGALAAMMVFDIPIHAVSLFSFVLAIGIIVDDAIVVAEHVHLERMRGSPGPVAAIRGARRIKVPLIFAVLTTIVAFVPLLFIPAGFGEVWKALPIIVIAMLVISLIESLLVLPNHLSHHLHGPDWAPRTGAERFVARIQGRVDSLLNSFIQGPLDHGMRFATDRPGVTLSAAVALFILTVSLLPAGIVPTTFATEVEGDFVTATLQMPDGTTAQQTDAVARELEAAGHRVIRRLSEGRPEDASPLLSGVTVVVGQRSRIETGGLNPSPTLNPEANIATIEFKLLPAQQRRITSGEVMQAWREEVGILPQVRGITFMSEIYTLGNPVEAVLSHPDPERLAAIASSVVDELRRVGGVFDIRSDHTPGIPEVQLGLLPEARTLGLTLDALAQQTRAAFFGAEALRVQRGRDEVRVYVRLPEEQRNSITDVESYLVRTANGAEVPVSRVASLSAAMSPPALSRQDGQRVATVTADVDPNVISAGEANGILENTILAGLVDANPDLTYTFGGEQQQQIDSLGALYRGFAIALLIIFALLAIPLRSYTKPFIIMAIIPFGFVGVILGHWILGVAVSAESFVGIFGLAGVVVNDSLVMMDFIDQELEEGLPAREAIIEGAKGRFRPIMLTSLTTFLGFTPLILEDAIQAQFFVPFSASIGCGILFTTAILMFLVPALSSLRLHLTTRDA, encoded by the coding sequence ATGAGTCGGAACTCGAACAACCACGGCGAACCGGGCGGCCCCATTGCCTATATGGCGACCAACGGCGTCGCCGCCAATCTGCTGATGTTCGGGATCATCGCAGCGGGTCTGGTGTCGCTGACCGGTCTCGAGCAGGAGGGATGGCCCGAGGTACCCTTCAACCAGTTCGAGATCTCCGTGCCCTTCCCCGGCGCAACCCCCGAGGAGGTGGAGGAGGCCATCGTCGTCAAGATCGAGGACCAGGTCAGGGGACTCGCCGATGTGAAGGCGGTCAGGTCCATAGCCGCCCCGGGGATGGCGTCCGTCAGGGTTGAAGTCAACTCCGGCACGGACATGGGAGCCAAGAAAGACGAGATCGAGTCGGCCATCGGGCGTATTCAGACGTTTCCGGGCGGAGCCGAGCGGCCCCAGATACGCGAGATGACCAACGCCCAGAGCATGATTCGCCTGGTCGTCTACGGCGACGTTCCCGAGCGCTCGCTGAAGGAACTCGCGTACCGGATCGAAGACGAACTCGCTGCGCTTCCCTCCGTCTCCCAGGTCGCGACCAGCGGAGTGCGCAACTACGAGGTTTCGATCGAGGTGCCGCTACAGCGTCTCAGGGCTCTCGGCCTGACCCTGACCGATATCGCGAACACGATTCGCAGTAACTCACTGGACCTGTCCGCGGGGAGCATCGACACCCGGGAGTCCCAGGTGCGGGTGCGCACCCTTGGCCAGAGCTACGACCAACAGGATTTCGAGGAAATCGTTCTCCTCAGCCGGGACGACGGCACGGTCGTGCGTCTGGGTGATGTCGCCGAGGTGCGCGACGGTTTCCAGGACTCCGATCTGATCGTGCGGCATCAGGGCCGGCCCGCCGTCTTCGTCGAGGTATCGCAGGCCGAGGGCGAAAGGGTCATGAGCGTGGCCCGTGCCGTCAAGGAGCATGTGGCGAACGAGGTGGTGCCTTCACTCCCCCCCGGCGGCGTGGGCGTGACCATCTGGAACGACGACTCCACCGCGTTCACGGAGCGGGCCGCCCTCCTCCTCAAGAACGGGGCTCTGGGGCTGCTGCTGGTGTTGATCGCGCTGGGCCTGTTTCTGGAAGTCCGACTGGCCTTCTGGGTAGCCGTCGGCCTTGGCGTTGCGGGGGTCGGCGCCCTGGCCGCCATGATGGTGTTCGACATCCCGATCCACGCTGTCTCGCTCTTCTCTTTCGTACTCGCCATCGGAATCATCGTGGACGATGCGATCGTTGTCGCCGAACATGTTCATCTGGAACGAATGCGAGGCTCGCCGGGCCCCGTGGCCGCCATCCGCGGTGCGCGGCGGATCAAGGTGCCGCTGATCTTCGCGGTGCTCACCACCATCGTTGCGTTCGTCCCCCTGCTCTTCATTCCCGCGGGGTTCGGAGAAGTCTGGAAGGCGCTGCCCATCATCGTGATCGCCATGCTGGTGATCTCACTGATCGAATCGCTGCTGGTGCTGCCCAACCACCTGTCGCACCATCTGCACGGCCCCGACTGGGCGCCCCGCACGGGCGCGGAACGGTTCGTCGCCCGCATCCAGGGTCGGGTCGACTCCCTGCTGAACAGTTTCATACAGGGCCCCCTGGATCACGGGATGCGGTTCGCGACCGATCGGCCCGGCGTGACGCTCTCCGCAGCCGTCGCCCTCTTCATACTCACCGTTTCCCTGCTGCCGGCCGGCATCGTGCCCACCACCTTCGCGACCGAGGTCGAGGGGGACTTCGTAACGGCCACCCTTCAGATGCCGGACGGAACCACCGCGCAGCAGACGGACGCGGTGGCACGGGAACTGGAGGCGGCCGGTCACCGGGTCATCCGGCGTCTTTCCGAGGGCCGGCCCGAAGATGCGTCCCCGCTTCTATCAGGCGTTACGGTTGTCGTCGGCCAGCGGTCGCGGATCGAGACCGGAGGTCTCAACCCCTCGCCCACCCTGAACCCCGAAGCCAACATCGCCACCATCGAGTTCAAGCTTCTGCCGGCGCAGCAGCGGCGCATCACGTCGGGAGAGGTCATGCAGGCCTGGCGCGAGGAGGTGGGCATCCTGCCCCAGGTGCGCGGGATCACCTTCATGAGCGAGATCTACACGCTGGGCAACCCGGTGGAAGCCGTGTTGTCCCATCCGGATCCGGAGCGTCTGGCCGCGATCGCATCGTCCGTGGTCGATGAGCTCCGTCGAGTGGGGGGTGTCTTTGACATTCGCTCGGACCACACGCCCGGCATCCCGGAAGTCCAGTTGGGACTGCTGCCCGAGGCACGCACCCTCGGCCTTACGCTCGACGCGCTTGCCCAGCAGACGAGAGCCGCCTTCTTTGGCGCGGAGGCCCTGCGGGTGCAGCGGGGACGCGACGAAGTCCGGGTCTACGTCCGGCTGCCCGAGGAGCAGCGCAACTCGATCACCGACGTCGAGAGCTACCTCGTCCGCACGGCAAACGGCGCCGAGGTGCCGGTGAGCCGTGTGGCTTCACTGAGTGCGGCCATGTCGCCGCCGGCCCTCAGTCGCCAGGACGGCCAGCGCGTCGCCACGGTCACTGCCGATGTAGACCCCAATGTGATTTCCGCCGGGGAAGCCAATGGCATCCTGGAGAACACCATCCTCGCGGGACTGGTCGATGCGAACCCTGACCTGACCTACACCTTTGGTGGCGAACAACAGCAGCAGATCGACTCTCTGGGTGCGCTCTACCGCGGTTTCGCGATCGCGTTGCTGATTATCTTCGCGCTGTTGGCCATTCCGCTGCGTTCCTATACCAAGCCGTTCATCATCATGGCCATCATCCCGTTCGGGTTCGTCGGCGTGATCCTGGGCCACTGGATCCTGGGAGTGGCGGTGAGCGCGGAGTCCTTTGTCGGGATATTCGGCCTGGCGGGCGTGGTGGTGAACGATTCCCTGGTCATGATGGACTTCATCGATCAGGAACTCGAGGAGGGCCTTCCGGCGCGCGAGGCGATCATCGAGGGGGCCAAGGGCCGTTTTCGTCCGATCATGCTGACTTCACTCACCACCTTCCTCGGCTTTACGCCGCTGATTCTCGAAGATGCCATTCAGGCGCAGTTCTTCGTTCCCTTCTCCGCCTCGATCGGGTGCGGCATCCTCTTTACCACGGCCATCCTGATGTTCCTGGTGCCCGCGCTTTCCTCGCTGCGCCTGCACTTGACCACCCGGGATGCCTAG